A portion of the Candidatus Thermoplasmatota archaeon genome contains these proteins:
- a CDS encoding TIGR00375 family protein has protein sequence MIVNADLHIHSRFSGATSDKMSIEMLSVEAPRKGIQVVATGDCLHSGWMKEIKSCDVVDDGTFELNGTRFILSTEVEDKKRVHHLLYFPSFSAVEEFKERIKSRSKNLEADGRPNVDMGGFELACVAKDIDVLIGPAHAFTPWTAMYAYHDSLKDCYGDLADYVSFVELGLSADTDFADKIQELHRLTFLTNSDCHSPHPVRLAREFNRFEVEEATFDEIKKAILRTGGRKPILNVGLPPQEGKYHESACISCFTHYTLEEAERRKWKCSCGKRIKKGVKDRINERADFKEPQHPDHRPPYVHLIPLSEIIAKAIGQHTPFTQEVNRRWNELVSVFGSEINVLIDSDINEIAKVTAPAIAEAIQAFREKKVIIKPGGGGQYGSIELPHDGAVNPVVLKTKDTQKSLLDY, from the coding sequence ATGATAGTTAATGCTGATCTTCATATTCATTCGCGTTTTTCTGGTGCTACGAGTGATAAGATGAGTATTGAGATGTTATCTGTTGAGGCTCCTCGTAAGGGTATACAGGTTGTTGCCACTGGTGATTGTTTGCATAGTGGTTGGATGAAGGAGATAAAGTCCTGTGATGTTGTTGATGATGGTACTTTCGAGTTAAATGGTACTCGTTTTATTCTTAGCACTGAGGTTGAGGATAAAAAACGTGTTCATCATCTGTTGTATTTCCCTAGTTTTTCTGCGGTGGAGGAATTTAAAGAGAGGATAAAAAGTAGGTCTAAGAATCTTGAGGCTGATGGTAGACCTAATGTTGATATGGGTGGTTTTGAATTAGCATGTGTCGCTAAGGATATTGATGTTTTGATTGGGCCTGCTCATGCTTTCACACCATGGACAGCTATGTATGCGTATCATGATTCATTGAAGGATTGTTATGGTGATTTGGCAGATTATGTTTCTTTTGTTGAGCTTGGTCTTTCGGCTGATACTGATTTTGCTGATAAAATTCAGGAGTTGCATAGGCTTACTTTTCTTACAAATTCTGATTGTCATAGTCCTCATCCTGTTCGTCTTGCGCGTGAGTTTAATCGTTTTGAGGTTGAGGAGGCTACATTTGATGAAATTAAAAAAGCGATACTTAGAACTGGTGGTCGTAAACCTATTTTGAATGTTGGTCTGCCTCCTCAGGAAGGTAAGTATCATGAGTCCGCTTGTATATCATGTTTTACACATTATACTCTTGAGGAAGCGGAGAGGCGTAAATGGAAATGTAGTTGTGGTAAACGTATTAAAAAAGGTGTTAAGGATAGGATTAATGAGCGTGCTGATTTTAAAGAACCTCAGCATCCTGATCATAGGCCGCCGTATGTTCATCTGATTCCTTTATCTGAGATTATTGCTAAAGCCATTGGTCAGCATACGCCTTTTACTCAGGAGGTTAATAGACGGTGGAATGAGCTGGTTTCTGTTTTTGGTAGTGAAATCAATGTTTTGATTGACTCTGATATTAATGAGATAGCAAAGGTTACTGCACCTGCTATTGCTGAGGCTATACAAGCTTTTCGTGAAAAAAAAGTTATAATCAAACCAGGTGGTGGTGGACAGTATGGTTCTATAGAGCTGCCACATGATGGTGCAGTTAATCCTGTTGTTTTGAAAACGAAGGATACGCAGAAAAGCCTTCTAGATTACTGA
- a CDS encoding prefoldin subunit beta — protein MVEEELSPQLRDQITRLQQLRVQLQMITQQRQQVEIRLKEIEEALEELDKTDEKTPIYKSIGAILVKTKGKDDVVKELKENKESLELRKSTLDKQEGRTKEKLNELESKVQNALNISNKGQ, from the coding sequence ATGGTAGAAGAAGAATTATCTCCGCAATTGCGAGATCAAATAACCAGATTGCAACAATTAAGAGTACAACTACAAATGATAACACAGCAGCGTCAACAAGTTGAGATACGCTTAAAAGAAATCGAAGAAGCTTTAGAGGAATTGGATAAAACAGATGAAAAAACACCGATATATAAGAGTATAGGTGCAATCCTTGTTAAAACCAAGGGAAAAGATGATGTTGTTAAAGAACTGAAGGAAAACAAAGAATCGCTTGAGCTTAGGAAAAGCACGCTTGATAAACAAGAGGGTAGGACCAAAGAAAAGCTCAATGAGTTGGAGAGTAAGGTTCAGAATGCTCTTAATATCTCCAATAAAGGGCAGTGA
- the uppS gene encoding polyprenyl diphosphate synthase: protein MLYHSSLYNYISKKLNELRNIKLIEEIKQNPVPKHVAVIMDGNRRFALSLGLTPTAGHLFGRDKIKELLEWCFEIGIKNLTLYAFSTENFDRSNEEVKTLMNLCKEELDKSANDSQVHKHKVKIRIIGHLELLPEEIQESAKNIMEKTKTYTNYSLNIALAYGGREEIIQAIKKIAEDVKNNKIKIEDINEPKVSTYLYTKELPDPDLILRTSGEERISNFLLWQLAYSELYFSDVYWPALQKRDFLEAIKTYQQRQRRFGK from the coding sequence ATGCTATACCACTCAAGCCTCTACAACTACATCTCAAAAAAACTAAACGAGTTACGAAACATAAAATTAATAGAAGAAATCAAACAAAACCCAGTACCAAAACATGTAGCAGTAATCATGGATGGAAACAGACGCTTCGCATTAAGCCTAGGATTAACACCAACAGCAGGCCACCTATTCGGACGAGACAAAATAAAAGAACTACTAGAATGGTGCTTCGAAATAGGAATAAAAAACCTCACACTATACGCATTCTCCACAGAAAACTTTGATAGAAGCAACGAAGAAGTAAAAACACTAATGAACCTATGCAAAGAAGAACTAGACAAATCAGCCAACGACTCACAGGTACATAAACACAAAGTAAAAATAAGAATAATAGGACACCTGGAACTACTACCAGAAGAAATACAAGAATCAGCAAAAAACATAATGGAAAAAACAAAAACATACACCAACTACTCACTAAACATAGCACTAGCATATGGCGGGAGAGAAGAAATAATACAAGCCATAAAAAAAATTGCAGAAGACGTGAAAAACAACAAAATCAAAATAGAAGATATAAACGAACCCAAAGTATCAACCTACCTATACACAAAGGAACTACCCGACCCAGACCTAATACTAAGAACATCAGGAGAAGAAAGAATAAGCAACTTCTTACTATGGCAACTCGCCTACTCAGAATTATACTTCTCAGATGTATACTGGCCAGCACTACAAAAAAGAGACTTCCTCGAAGCCATAAAAACATACCAACAGAGACAAAGAAGATTCGGAAAATAA
- the gyrA gene encoding DNA gyrase subunit A, translating into MSDGQEKKEFIRDINAEMKRAFIDYAMSVIMSRALPDVRDGLKPVHRRILYAMNEMGLTYEKSYKKSARVVGEVLGKYHPHGDQAVYDSLVRMAQDFSLRYPLVSGQGNFGSIDGDSPAAMRYTEVKMSKISKLMLQDIEKETVEWRDNFDGSLKEPDVLPATFPNLLVNGSSGIAVGMATNMAPHNLCEIVDGIIKMIDTPEISTAELMDVIKGPDFPTGGIICGRGGILNAYSTGRGLIKVRAKTSVEDGEKKKIIVHELPYMVNKSELLQNIVELIKEKKIEGISDLRDESDRRGMRIVIELKRDAIEDVVLNQLFEHTQMQSSFGILNLAIVKGEPKVLTLKELIQQYIEFRIEIITKRTIYDLKKAKEKMHILEGLMIALRNIDEVIKIIRGSKEVEEAKARLMKRFKLSEIQAKAILDMRLQKLTGMEIEALEKDHAETKKLIDQLEDLLKDKQKILNEIKRELLELKEKFGDARRTQIVEEEAGIEIEDLIPKQEVVVTITDSGYIKRIPVETYRTQHRGGKGLIGMETKEEDIVVDLFVTSTHDYIMFFTNFGKAFWLKGYKIPEGSRHAKGKAIINLLPRLEEGEHVETAIPVHEFDDQHYLVFVTKKGLIKKTVLSEYSNIRANGIRAIKLEEGDELISTKLSDGKQVIMIATANGQACRFNEKEVRPMGRVTRGVIGIRLNKKDKVVSMDVVEGKGDLLTITENGFGKRSAIQDYRMTHRGSKGVRTIVTNERNGQVVFVKEVTDNDEIIITSKNGMVVRIPVVDIRRQGRNTMGVRIMRLNEGDKVVSVAKIVETNNDNKNELKF; encoded by the coding sequence ATGAGTGATGGACAAGAAAAAAAGGAGTTTATACGTGATATAAACGCTGAGATGAAACGCGCATTCATAGATTATGCTATGAGTGTTATCATGAGTCGTGCTCTACCAGATGTCCGGGATGGCCTTAAACCTGTTCATAGAAGAATTTTATATGCCATGAACGAAATGGGTTTAACATACGAGAAAAGCTACAAGAAATCTGCGCGTGTAGTAGGAGAGGTGCTAGGTAAATATCACCCACATGGGGATCAAGCTGTATATGATTCATTGGTGAGAATGGCACAGGATTTCTCATTACGGTATCCTCTAGTTTCAGGTCAGGGTAATTTTGGTAGCATCGATGGTGACAGCCCTGCCGCTATGCGATACACAGAAGTAAAAATGAGTAAAATCTCAAAACTGATGCTTCAAGATATCGAGAAGGAGACTGTTGAATGGCGTGATAATTTTGATGGTTCTTTGAAAGAACCTGATGTACTCCCAGCGACATTCCCGAATCTTCTTGTAAATGGTTCATCAGGCATAGCGGTTGGTATGGCGACAAATATGGCGCCGCATAACCTCTGTGAAATCGTCGATGGTATAATAAAAATGATAGATACCCCTGAGATTTCAACAGCAGAGTTGATGGATGTAATAAAAGGCCCTGATTTCCCAACAGGTGGAATAATATGTGGTAGAGGCGGTATATTAAACGCCTATTCAACCGGGAGAGGTTTAATAAAAGTAAGGGCGAAGACATCGGTTGAAGACGGGGAGAAAAAGAAGATCATAGTCCATGAACTACCATATATGGTTAACAAATCTGAGCTTTTACAGAACATAGTGGAGCTGATTAAAGAAAAGAAGATCGAGGGGATATCAGATCTCAGGGATGAAAGCGACAGGAGAGGTATGCGTATAGTTATAGAGCTTAAACGTGATGCTATAGAAGACGTTGTACTAAATCAGCTTTTTGAGCATACCCAGATGCAGTCCTCATTTGGTATACTAAACCTGGCTATAGTGAAAGGTGAACCTAAGGTTCTCACACTTAAAGAGTTGATACAGCAATACATAGAGTTTAGGATAGAGATCATAACTAAAAGAACCATTTATGATCTTAAGAAAGCAAAAGAAAAAATGCATATCCTAGAAGGTCTAATGATCGCCCTTAGAAACATAGATGAAGTAATAAAAATCATTAGAGGTAGCAAAGAGGTAGAAGAAGCTAAAGCTCGTCTGATGAAACGGTTCAAGCTTTCAGAGATACAAGCGAAAGCTATACTTGATATGAGGTTACAGAAACTAACAGGTATGGAGATAGAGGCACTCGAGAAAGACCATGCTGAAACAAAGAAACTCATAGACCAACTGGAAGATCTATTAAAAGATAAACAAAAAATACTCAATGAAATTAAGAGGGAACTGCTTGAGTTAAAAGAGAAATTTGGTGACGCGAGGAGAACACAGATAGTTGAAGAGGAAGCTGGGATAGAGATAGAGGATCTTATACCAAAACAAGAGGTGGTTGTAACAATCACAGATAGTGGTTACATAAAACGTATACCTGTAGAGACATATCGTACGCAGCATCGTGGTGGAAAAGGACTCATCGGTATGGAGACAAAGGAAGAAGATATAGTAGTTGATTTGTTTGTTACGTCAACACATGACTACATAATGTTTTTCACAAACTTTGGCAAAGCATTCTGGTTAAAAGGATACAAGATACCCGAGGGTAGTAGGCATGCGAAGGGAAAAGCTATAATAAACCTGCTGCCACGACTAGAGGAAGGGGAACATGTTGAAACAGCGATACCAGTACATGAGTTCGATGACCAGCATTACCTAGTTTTTGTTACTAAAAAAGGTTTAATCAAAAAAACAGTTCTATCAGAATACAGCAACATAAGAGCAAATGGTATAAGAGCAATAAAACTAGAAGAAGGAGACGAACTAATCAGTACGAAACTGTCAGATGGAAAACAGGTTATAATGATAGCAACAGCAAACGGACAGGCATGCAGGTTCAACGAAAAAGAAGTAAGACCAATGGGAAGGGTAACAAGAGGAGTAATAGGCATTAGACTAAACAAAAAGGATAAAGTGGTCTCAATGGATGTAGTAGAAGGAAAAGGAGACCTCCTCACAATTACTGAGAATGGTTTTGGAAAACGCTCAGCGATACAAGACTATCGTATGACACACAGAGGGAGCAAAGGAGTCAGAACGATTGTAACAAATGAGAGAAACGGGCAAGTCGTATTTGTAAAAGAGGTTACAGATAATGATGAAATTATAATAACAAGCAAAAACGGTATGGTAGTAAGAATACCAGTTGTAGACATAAGACGACAAGGCAGAAACACAATGGGTGTAAGAATAATGAGGCTCAACGAAGGAGACAAAGTTGTTTCAGTGGCAAAAATAGTGGAAACAAATAATGATAATAAAAACGAACTAAAATTCTAA
- the gyrB gene encoding DNA topoisomerase (ATP-hydrolyzing) subunit B produces MKNKKKTAKTQKKIKKTKPKNVKKNIKKKTKILPKIKKKQIKTKPKTKKKQPKSERKKIKILKKPKIKKIKISKTKEIKSAYVASEEKLEEEPVKETAKKEETAVYDASKIQVLEGLESVRKNPGMYIGSTDIRGLHHLVYEVVDNSIDEALAGFCTNVKVSLNKDETVTVIDNGRGIPVDIHAKYKKPAVELVLTTLYAGGKFDKKAYKVSGGLHGVGVSAVNALSEWLEVRVRRDGKEYFQRYERGKTVTPLKVVGSAKETGTTIVFSPDPEIFETTEFNYETIATRLREMAFLNAGLQIEFKDEKSKRQETFRYDGGVSEFVSYINKNKTPLHPYPIYFHGGKEDVQVEVAMQYTDGYTENIFTFANNIGTPEGGTHLVGFKGALTRVFNDYGKKNNLLGEVESLSGEDCREGLTAVISCKVINPQFEGQTKSKLGNSEVRGVVESITYEKLSEFLEENPGVARTIVDKAVLASKARDAARKARELTRRKGLLESSSLPGKLADCSSRDPSKSELYIVEGDSAGGSAKQARDKEFQAILPLRGKILNVEKARMDRIFKSDEILALITAIGTGIGEEFNIDNIRYHKIILMTDADVDGEHIRTLLLTFFFRYMHPIIEKGYLYIAQPPLYKLTKGKTVTYAYSEREKLQKIKELGETGINIQRYKGLGEMNPEQLWETTMDPNNRVMAQVTIENAVEADELFTILMGEVVEPRRKFIETHAKDVVNLDI; encoded by the coding sequence ATGAAAAACAAGAAAAAAACAGCAAAAACCCAAAAAAAAATCAAAAAAACAAAACCAAAAAACGTTAAAAAAAACATAAAAAAGAAAACAAAAATTTTACCTAAAATTAAAAAGAAACAAATTAAAACTAAACCAAAAACCAAGAAAAAACAACCAAAATCTGAAAGAAAGAAAATAAAAATACTTAAAAAACCTAAAATCAAAAAAATAAAAATATCAAAAACTAAAGAAATAAAATCAGCATATGTGGCAAGTGAGGAGAAACTAGAAGAGGAACCAGTGAAAGAAACAGCAAAAAAAGAGGAAACAGCAGTCTATGACGCAAGCAAAATACAGGTTCTAGAAGGTTTAGAATCAGTACGTAAAAACCCAGGGATGTACATAGGTAGTACTGACATAAGAGGGTTACATCATCTTGTTTATGAGGTTGTAGATAACTCAATAGACGAAGCATTAGCTGGGTTCTGCACAAATGTAAAAGTATCACTAAACAAAGATGAGACAGTAACAGTTATAGATAACGGGAGAGGAATACCTGTTGATATCCACGCTAAATACAAAAAACCAGCTGTTGAACTTGTTTTAACCACGTTATATGCTGGGGGTAAATTCGACAAAAAAGCATACAAGGTATCAGGAGGACTACATGGGGTTGGTGTATCAGCTGTTAATGCTCTATCAGAATGGCTTGAAGTAAGAGTTAGAAGAGACGGAAAAGAATATTTCCAGAGATACGAAAGAGGAAAAACAGTTACACCCCTAAAGGTAGTTGGCAGTGCAAAAGAAACAGGTACAACAATTGTGTTTTCACCTGATCCTGAGATATTTGAGACAACAGAGTTCAACTACGAGACTATAGCTACGAGATTAAGAGAAATGGCTTTTCTAAACGCAGGTTTGCAAATCGAGTTCAAAGATGAAAAAAGTAAGAGACAGGAAACATTTAGGTATGATGGTGGTGTAAGCGAATTTGTTAGTTATATAAACAAAAACAAAACACCGTTACACCCGTATCCTATATATTTCCATGGTGGGAAAGAAGATGTACAAGTGGAAGTAGCTATGCAATACACAGATGGTTACACAGAAAACATTTTTACATTTGCAAATAACATAGGTACCCCTGAGGGTGGGACGCACCTGGTTGGTTTCAAAGGAGCATTGACAAGGGTCTTTAATGATTATGGCAAAAAAAACAATCTTTTGGGTGAAGTTGAGAGTCTTAGTGGAGAAGACTGCAGAGAAGGACTAACAGCGGTTATATCTTGTAAAGTGATAAACCCACAGTTTGAGGGGCAAACCAAATCAAAACTTGGTAACTCAGAAGTAAGAGGTGTTGTAGAGAGTATCACCTACGAGAAACTATCTGAGTTTTTAGAGGAAAACCCTGGTGTTGCACGTACAATTGTTGATAAAGCTGTGCTCGCAAGTAAAGCACGTGATGCAGCTAGGAAAGCAAGAGAGCTTACACGTAGAAAAGGTTTACTTGAATCATCCTCTCTACCAGGGAAACTAGCTGACTGTTCATCCCGTGACCCAAGTAAATCAGAGCTATACATCGTGGAAGGAGATAGCGCAGGTGGGAGCGCAAAACAGGCTCGTGACAAAGAATTCCAAGCCATATTACCACTGAGAGGTAAGATATTAAACGTTGAAAAAGCACGTATGGACAGGATATTCAAAAGCGATGAAATACTTGCTCTAATAACAGCCATAGGCACAGGTATAGGAGAAGAATTCAACATAGATAACATCAGATATCATAAAATTATACTGATGACAGATGCTGATGTAGATGGTGAACATATACGTACACTACTGCTCACGTTTTTCTTCAGATATATGCACCCGATAATAGAAAAAGGATACCTGTACATAGCACAACCCCCATTGTATAAACTGACCAAAGGAAAAACCGTAACATATGCGTACTCAGAACGTGAAAAATTACAGAAGATAAAAGAACTAGGCGAAACTGGTATAAACATACAGAGATACAAGGGCCTAGGAGAGATGAACCCTGAGCAACTCTGGGAGACAACCATGGATCCAAACAACAGGGTTATGGCACAGGTGACAATTGAGAATGCGGTTGAGGCTGACGAATTATTTACTATACTCATGGGTGAAGTAGTTGAGCCTAGAAGGAAATTTATTGAAACACACGCAAAAGATGTGGTAAACCTGGATATATAA
- a CDS encoding MetS family NSS transporter small subunit has protein sequence MNSLPLSAIVMLIFGATVLYGGLLYFVYRAFKAGKKQ, from the coding sequence ATGAATAGTTTGCCACTTTCTGCGATTGTGATGTTGATATTTGGTGCAACTGTGCTGTATGGTGGGTTGTTGTATTTCGTGTACCGTGCTTTTAAAGCAGGTAAAAAACAGTAA
- a CDS encoding sodium-dependent transporter — MSSISEEIREHWGSRFAFIMAAVGSAVGLGNIWRFPFRCYENGGGAFLIPYFIALFTLGIPLLILEFTLGHWSRGSPPVAFSKIGKKWEWFGWWPIIVEFITVIYYSVILAWCFSYMLYSLDLRWGANAESFFLNNFLGLTSKPEILGNISIPVVIGLLAIWLIIYLVLRKGVKSIGKVCIILIPLATILLVIMAIRGLTLPGAMDGVSYYLTPDFSKLGDAKIWLAAYSQVLWSLSLAGGIMITYASFLPKKADITNNAFITSLADAGVSFFAGFIVFSVLGYLAMSTGSGIEGVVAVGPELAFIAYPTAISLLPFAATFFGLIFFVALLTFGLTSAFSMAEPLPVGLNDKWRIPTGKSTGIICLIGFLAGLIYTTGSGIHWLSISDDFLATFGFSLVALFECLIAGYAFHLHKLRKHANDVSDIKIGRWWDVLIKFVNPVILAILFIMVIKDYIAEGYGGYSSYAILVGGVSLAIVAFVLSFVFMKIKGKEVEVEE, encoded by the coding sequence GTGTCGAGTATTTCAGAAGAAATTAGAGAGCACTGGGGTTCGCGTTTCGCTTTCATAATGGCTGCAGTTGGTTCAGCTGTTGGTCTTGGTAACATCTGGCGTTTCCCCTTTAGATGTTATGAGAATGGTGGTGGGGCATTCCTAATACCTTACTTTATAGCATTATTTACCCTTGGCATCCCACTACTGATATTGGAGTTTACATTAGGTCATTGGTCAAGAGGTTCTCCACCTGTAGCTTTTTCAAAAATAGGTAAAAAATGGGAATGGTTTGGTTGGTGGCCTATTATAGTCGAATTTATTACTGTCATATATTACTCGGTAATCCTGGCTTGGTGTTTCAGCTATATGCTTTATTCTTTGGATCTTAGATGGGGTGCAAACGCTGAGAGTTTCTTCCTCAACAACTTCCTCGGTTTAACTTCTAAACCAGAGATACTAGGGAATATAAGTATTCCTGTAGTTATAGGTTTATTAGCTATTTGGTTGATCATATACCTTGTACTACGCAAGGGAGTAAAAAGCATTGGAAAAGTGTGTATTATACTCATTCCCTTAGCTACTATATTATTGGTGATAATGGCTATTAGAGGTTTGACTCTCCCTGGTGCCATGGATGGGGTAAGCTATTATCTTACACCTGATTTCTCTAAGTTGGGCGATGCTAAAATATGGCTAGCTGCGTACTCGCAGGTTTTATGGTCTTTGAGCCTAGCAGGAGGTATAATGATTACTTATGCTAGTTTCTTACCAAAAAAAGCAGATATCACGAATAACGCATTTATAACGAGTCTTGCAGATGCCGGGGTTAGTTTCTTTGCGGGTTTCATAGTTTTCAGTGTGCTTGGATATCTAGCTATGTCTACAGGATCTGGGATAGAGGGAGTAGTTGCAGTTGGTCCTGAGCTTGCATTTATAGCCTATCCAACAGCTATCTCTCTGTTGCCTTTTGCTGCTACATTTTTTGGTCTTATATTCTTTGTGGCCTTGTTAACATTTGGTTTAACCTCCGCATTCTCAATGGCAGAACCATTACCTGTAGGGCTAAATGATAAATGGAGGATACCGACAGGAAAATCCACAGGTATAATATGTCTCATTGGTTTCTTAGCAGGTCTTATTTATACAACCGGAAGCGGAATTCATTGGCTATCAATATCAGATGATTTTTTGGCAACTTTTGGCTTCTCTCTAGTTGCCCTATTTGAATGCCTAATAGCAGGATATGCATTCCATTTACATAAACTCAGAAAACATGCAAACGATGTATCAGATATCAAAATAGGGCGATGGTGGGATGTGTTAATAAAATTTGTAAACCCAGTCATACTAGCAATACTGTTCATAATGGTTATCAAAGATTATATTGCAGAGGGTTATGGAGGATATTCAAGCTATGCGATATTGGTAGGTGGTGTAAGTCTAGCGATTGTAGCATTTGTCCTCTCTTTTGTCTTTATGAAGATTAAAGGTAAAGAAGTGGAGGTGGAGGAATGA
- a CDS encoding sodium-dependent transporter produces MKQHWHSRSAFVMAAIASAVGLGNVWRFPYIAAKSGGGAFLIPFFVALFTAGIPLMILEFSLGHMSRGSPPTAFAKTVGKKWEWAGWFAVFAPFLVAAYYVVVISWCFSYMLYSLDLRWGANAEGFFLNNFLGITSAPGVLGGIRIPVLIGLIVIWLFIFLILYKGVGRIGKICLILVPVSMILLAIMVVRGLTLPGAMDGISYYLTPNFSALSNHEVWLAAYAQIFFSLSLAQGIMITYASFLPKKADITNNAFITSLADAGVSFFAAFAVFSIIGYLSFSRGIGIDNLGIAGPHLAFVTYPTGISLIPVGAAVFGIIFYMALFIVGFDSAFSMIEPISSSVNVKWGFSKTKATGIVCVFGFSVSLIFATGGGIYLLELLDHFVANFALVIIGLIECIVLGYVYRLYRLRQHANGVSDFRIGRWWDVLIKFVTPAVLIFLLTVAFYENIRAPYMGFPVWVIFVGGVLPIVAIFLLSFVFMKIKGKEVEVEE; encoded by the coding sequence ATCAAACAACATTGGCATTCGCGCTCCGCCTTTGTCATGGCGGCTATTGCATCAGCTGTAGGTTTAGGTAACGTATGGCGTTTCCCTTATATAGCAGCTAAGAGTGGCGGTGGAGCATTTTTGATCCCATTTTTCGTAGCTTTGTTCACAGCAGGTATACCACTGATGATCCTTGAATTCTCTCTTGGGCATATGTCAAGAGGTTCTCCGCCTACTGCATTTGCAAAAACTGTTGGAAAGAAATGGGAATGGGCTGGATGGTTTGCGGTATTTGCCCCATTTTTAGTGGCTGCCTATTATGTAGTCGTAATTTCATGGTGTTTTTCTTATATGCTTTATTCTTTGGATCTTAGATGGGGTGCAAACGCTGAGGGTTTCTTCCTCAACAATTTTCTCGGGATAACAAGTGCACCTGGGGTTCTTGGGGGCATAAGGATACCGGTTTTAATTGGTTTAATCGTGATATGGTTATTCATATTTTTAATCTTATACAAGGGTGTTGGCCGTATTGGAAAGATATGTCTTATACTTGTTCCTGTATCCATGATATTGTTAGCGATAATGGTTGTCAGAGGTTTGACTCTTCCTGGTGCCATGGATGGAATCAGTTATTACCTTACACCAAATTTTTCAGCTTTATCTAATCACGAGGTTTGGCTTGCAGCATATGCACAGATATTCTTTTCATTGAGTTTAGCACAAGGTATAATGATTACTTATGCTAGTTTCTTACCAAAAAAAGCAGATATCACGAATAACGCATTTATAACGAGTCTTGCAGATGCCGGGGTTAGTTTCTTTGCGGCTTTTGCAGTTTTCAGCATAATCGGATACCTTTCTTTTTCAAGAGGAATAGGTATAGATAATCTAGGTATCGCTGGTCCGCATCTCGCTTTTGTAACATATCCAACAGGTATATCTCTGATACCAGTTGGAGCAGCCGTTTTTGGTATAATATTTTATATGGCGCTGTTTATAGTTGGATTTGACTCTGCGTTCTCAATGATTGAACCTATATCAAGTAGTGTAAACGTTAAATGGGGTTTTTCAAAGACGAAAGCTACGGGGATAGTATGTGTATTTGGCTTCTCTGTAAGTCTTATCTTTGCAACAGGTGGTGGTATTTATTTGTTAGAATTATTAGATCATTTCGTGGCGAATTTTGCGCTTGTTATAATCGGATTAATAGAATGTATAGTCTTAGGTTATGTATACAGGCTTTACCGTTTAAGACAACATGCTAATGGTGTATCTGACTTTAGAATAGGGCGATGGTGGGATGTGCTAATAAAATTTGTAACGCCTGCTGTGTTGATATTCTTGCTTACAGTTGCTTTTTATGAAAATATCCGTGCCCCTTACATGGGTTTTCCAGTATGGGTTATATTTGTTGGTGGCGTACTACCGATTGTGGCTATATTTTTATTATCCTTTGTCTTTATGAAGATTAAAGGTAAAGAAGTGGAGGTGGAGGAATGA
- a CDS encoding MetS family NSS transporter small subunit, producing the protein MNSLPLSAIVMLIFGATVLYGGLLYFLYRAFKAGKKQ; encoded by the coding sequence ATGAATAGTTTGCCACTTTCTGCGATTGTGATGTTGATATTTGGTGCAACTGTGCTGTATGGTGGGTTGTTGTATTTTTTGTACCGTGCTTTTAAAGCAGGTAAAAAACAGTAA
- a CDS encoding GAF domain-containing protein translates to MDYLVAEKKIKKIACSRNLDVLQSVVDFLYNNFELYSWVGVYILRDGMLVLGPWRGEQATEHTMIPIGKGVCGSAAMSGKTEIVPDVSADKRYLSCFVSTKSEIVVPIKRDGLVIGEIDIDSDTKNAFGEKDAVFLEKIADILSSFI, encoded by the coding sequence ATGGATTATTTGGTTGCAGAGAAAAAAATAAAAAAGATTGCATGTAGCAGGAACCTTGATGTTTTGCAGAGTGTCGTTGATTTTTTGTACAATAATTTTGAGTTGTATAGTTGGGTTGGGGTTTACATTTTACGTGATGGTATGCTTGTTCTTGGTCCCTGGCGTGGTGAGCAGGCAACAGAGCATACGATGATACCTATTGGTAAGGGTGTTTGTGGCTCTGCAGCAATGAGTGGTAAAACTGAGATAGTACCAGATGTTTCAGCTGATAAAAGGTATCTCTCTTGTTTTGTTTCAACAAAATCTGAGATAGTGGTTCCAATAAAAAGAGATGGTTTAGTTATTGGTGAGATTGATATTGATTCTGATACCAAAAACGCGTTTGGAGAAAAGGACGCTGTTTTTTTGGAGAAGATAGCAGATATCCTCTCATCTTTCATCTAA